One Salipiger sp. CCB-MM3 genomic window carries:
- a CDS encoding calcium-binding protein, whose protein sequence is MPTLYLFSLLLGALAWSVASPSSSDDDTPEPEDSEEDISLLLGSEGDDALEGGAGDDTLDGRSGNDSLDGGPGNDLLIGGEGNDQIVGTQGSDTAQGGAGTDILLFLDDALGAPDVLDGDAGIDVLWGDDGDVMTGGANADLFIVPVGQEGAAPVTITDLDFTRFTEQDVPDRVVFVTPEGEIIPRASFFDGTLAAGIGDMPDRSGAGIFMNGDVVAVIEGYTAEELFYETVWIGNFAPALTGFYDGDDALTGSLGRDELFGGAGADTLEGLGGGDYLDGQAGDDFVSGVDADGAETVGDTLVGNAGDDTLRGDAGDHLAGAAGNDSYELVVPQGDEDFTPLTLHTYDLQGNDGGPELITLILPDGSALSAGEAYQNLTVASAEDGSGAALVYDGTVLAVIDGVDADSLGDPRGWLGNLAQVTPLAAAPPAFEGTHISVTAATGTGETLDGAFFGGNLVFSVNTESGLPLDNFGAAADALDITHLRFPAGQGDSGDLEEDGDGFLNILQMERSDGEWALRQEVTDMLDWARENGAQVTLVLPTKNYSVAEFDALDDDIARFAQTVMTDYGDVVEAFEIGNEYWSMGETAYGSKADVAAVALARGMEDAGFGEEDQAAIIVQMASPFSGSEYHVSVDDRPYLQRVQDANRTIIDQLGTEAREAIDGVVEHYYYDKTVTEFEGTSGEMNFINRDYAVWDEEFDKDLDLYITEWNVRTSDTTETGLRSASVLVEMTSTMNELGVDAAHVWPVQHNTPTDLAGKQHEDVITDAEGRVLNTINGATFDLMSSSLPGLELLDTDLSIEDGSFTFHAWQSEDGTVVYVASRATDTIELELDLGALVPGYTSASAVKIGADFSANSSDGVHYVPGEGFQEADSLLVNGQRYYINENDVRAELTDIAVNSTTVQVTLDPFEVIEISFDTSGVDVTGPETGGSAGEQITGTAGADTLEGGAEDDTLSGLAGDDRLTGGKGDDSANGGDGDDQLLGWGGDDYLKGGDGADLISGNQGSDTLVGSEGDDTLTGNEDDDELNGMVGNDSLSGGAGADTLTGWAGRDIFVLEEGDLTGGDVITDFTPGKDVIEVDLPGINALSDIAFSASDAGITVRFGSQGSLLLQGDLRIADVNAARNFTFV, encoded by the coding sequence ATGCCCACGCTGTATCTGTTTTCCCTCCTTCTCGGCGCGCTGGCATGGAGTGTCGCGAGCCCCTCTTCCAGCGATGACGACACGCCCGAGCCCGAGGACAGCGAGGAAGATATTTCCCTGCTCCTTGGCTCCGAGGGCGACGACGCGCTGGAGGGCGGCGCTGGGGATGACACCCTTGATGGCAGGAGCGGCAACGACAGTCTCGACGGCGGGCCTGGGAATGACCTGCTGATCGGCGGCGAGGGCAATGACCAGATCGTCGGCACGCAGGGCTCGGACACTGCGCAGGGCGGCGCGGGCACCGACATCCTGCTGTTCCTCGACGATGCGCTCGGTGCGCCCGATGTGCTTGACGGCGACGCCGGGATCGACGTGCTCTGGGGCGACGACGGCGACGTGATGACCGGCGGGGCCAACGCCGATCTCTTCATCGTGCCGGTGGGGCAAGAGGGGGCGGCGCCGGTCACCATCACCGATCTCGACTTCACCCGCTTCACCGAGCAGGACGTGCCGGACCGCGTGGTCTTCGTCACCCCCGAAGGCGAGATCATCCCGCGCGCCTCTTTCTTCGACGGCACGCTTGCGGCGGGCATCGGCGACATGCCCGACCGCAGCGGCGCTGGGATTTTCATGAATGGCGATGTGGTCGCGGTGATCGAGGGCTACACCGCCGAGGAGCTGTTCTACGAGACCGTCTGGATCGGCAACTTCGCCCCGGCGCTCACCGGTTTTTACGACGGCGACGACGCGCTCACCGGCAGTCTTGGGCGCGACGAGCTCTTCGGCGGCGCCGGTGCCGACACGCTGGAGGGTCTCGGCGGCGGCGACTATCTCGATGGTCAGGCGGGCGATGATTTCGTCAGCGGTGTCGATGCCGATGGGGCGGAAACGGTGGGCGATACGCTGGTCGGCAACGCGGGCGACGACACGCTGCGCGGCGATGCGGGCGATCACCTTGCAGGGGCCGCGGGCAATGACAGCTATGAGCTGGTGGTGCCGCAGGGCGATGAGGACTTCACGCCGCTCACGCTGCACACCTATGATCTGCAAGGCAACGATGGAGGGCCGGAATTGATCACGTTGATCCTGCCGGATGGGAGCGCGCTTTCTGCGGGCGAGGCCTATCAGAACCTGACCGTCGCCTCGGCGGAGGATGGCAGCGGCGCGGCGCTGGTCTATGACGGCACGGTGCTGGCGGTGATCGACGGGGTGGATGCGGACAGCCTTGGCGATCCGCGCGGCTGGCTGGGCAATCTCGCGCAGGTGACGCCGCTGGCCGCCGCGCCGCCCGCCTTCGAGGGCACGCATATTTCCGTCACCGCCGCCACCGGCACGGGCGAGACGCTGGATGGCGCTTTCTTCGGCGGCAACCTCGTGTTCAGTGTGAACACCGAGAGCGGCCTGCCTTTGGACAATTTCGGCGCGGCGGCGGATGCGCTCGACATCACCCACCTGCGCTTCCCGGCGGGGCAGGGCGACAGCGGCGATCTCGAAGAGGACGGCGACGGCTTCCTCAACATTCTGCAAATGGAGCGCTCGGACGGCGAATGGGCGCTGCGGCAGGAAGTCACCGACATGCTCGACTGGGCGCGCGAGAATGGCGCGCAGGTGACGCTGGTGCTGCCCACCAAGAACTACAGCGTGGCTGAGTTCGACGCGCTGGACGATGACATCGCGCGCTTTGCGCAGACCGTCATGACCGATTACGGCGATGTGGTCGAAGCCTTCGAGATCGGCAATGAATACTGGAGCATGGGGGAGACCGCCTATGGCTCGAAGGCCGATGTCGCCGCCGTCGCACTGGCGCGCGGCATGGAGGATGCGGGCTTTGGCGAAGAGGATCAGGCCGCCATCATCGTGCAGATGGCCTCGCCGTTCTCCGGCTCGGAATACCATGTCTCGGTCGATGACCGGCCCTATCTGCAGCGCGTGCAGGACGCCAACCGCACCATCATCGACCAGCTTGGCACCGAGGCGCGCGAGGCGATCGACGGGGTGGTCGAGCATTACTACTACGACAAGACGGTCACCGAATTCGAAGGCACCAGCGGCGAGATGAACTTCATCAACCGCGACTATGCCGTCTGGGACGAGGAATTTGACAAGGACCTCGACCTCTACATCACCGAATGGAACGTGCGCACCTCAGACACCACCGAAACCGGACTGCGCTCGGCCTCGGTGCTGGTCGAGATGACTTCGACCATGAACGAGCTGGGGGTGGACGCCGCGCATGTCTGGCCGGTGCAGCACAACACGCCGACCGATCTGGCAGGCAAGCAGCATGAGGATGTGATCACCGATGCCGAGGGGCGGGTGCTCAACACGATCAACGGCGCGACCTTCGATCTGATGAGTTCCAGCCTGCCGGGGCTCGAACTTCTGGACACTGACCTTTCAATCGAGGACGGCAGTTTCACCTTCCACGCATGGCAGTCCGAGGACGGCACCGTGGTCTACGTTGCCTCGCGCGCCACTGACACCATCGAGCTGGAGCTCGACCTCGGGGCGCTGGTGCCGGGCTACACCTCCGCCTCGGCGGTGAAGATCGGCGCGGATTTCTCGGCCAACTCCAGCGACGGCGTGCATTACGTGCCGGGCGAGGGCTTTCAGGAGGCCGACAGCCTCCTCGTCAACGGGCAGCGCTATTACATCAACGAAAACGACGTGCGCGCCGAGCTGACCGATATCGCGGTGAACAGTACGACGGTGCAGGTGACGCTCGACCCGTTCGAGGTGATCGAAATCAGCTTCGACACCTCGGGTGTCGATGTGACCGGGCCCGAGACCGGCGGCAGCGCGGGCGAGCAAATCACCGGCACCGCCGGGGCCGACACGCTGGAGGGGGGCGCCGAGGATGACACGCTTTCGGGGCTTGCGGGCGATGACCGTCTCACCGGCGGCAAGGGCGACGACAGCGCCAATGGCGGCGACGGCGACGACCAGCTGCTCGGCTGGGGCGGCGACGATTATCTCAAGGGCGGGGATGGCGCCGATCTGATCTCGGGCAACCAAGGCAGCGACACGCTGGTGGGCAGTGAAGGCGACGACACGCTGACCGGCAATGAGGACGACGACGAGCTGAACGGCATGGTGGGCAACGACAGCCTCTCGGGCGGGGCCGGGGCGGATACGCTCACCGGCTGGGCCGGGCGCGACATCTTCGTGCTCGAAGAAGGTGATCTGACGGGCGGTGACGTGATCACCGACTTCACTCCGGGCAAGGACGTGATCGAAGTGGACCTGCCGGGCATCAACGCGCTGTCGGATATCGCCTTCAGCGCCAGCGACGCAGGGATCACCGTCCGCTTCGGCAGCCAAGGCAGCCTGCTTCTGCAGGGCGACCTGCGCATTGCCGACGTGAACGCCGCGCGCAATTTCACCTTCGTCTGA